Proteins co-encoded in one Sandaracinaceae bacterium genomic window:
- a CDS encoding amidohydrolase family protein: MSTYDLKITGGTIVDGTGGARYTGDVGIKDGVIVAVGRCDGSAQETLAADGALVTPGFTDLHTHYDGQVSWDPDMTPSSLHGVTTAIMGNCGVGFAPVRLSDHTRLIELMEGVEDIPGAALAEGIPWGWETFPEYMDRIDFPHTIDFCAQVTHDALRVYVMGERGVANSIATSDDIGAMRDLVRAAVKAGAVGFSTGRSDNHRSIRGEETPASEARIEELVGIAEGLKGLSHGVLQGVSDFDMAKSPELFDGEFDLLERMAEASGRPLSLSLIQRDHEPGQWRRVLKRVEAAVQRGLDMKVQVGARGIGLMLGLQATFHPFIGFPSYKKISQLPLEEQVRIMRDPAFKAQLLTEKNEPLSGDGSAIPPLADHLLARIDMIALRLFKLGEQPNYEPDPNTCLYVEGRKSGRGTLDVIYDALLEQEGRALLYFPLYNYIERNLNQVHEMLQHPLALPGLSDGGAHVGTVCDASFPTFMLTHWARDRKDGLPLEKVIKMQCHDTARFVGLRDRGLVAVGQRADLNVIDHARLALEHPRIQADLPAGGRRLMQGATGYIATLVRGEMIAREGKLTGARPGRLARVTA; this comes from the coding sequence ATGAGCACGTACGACCTCAAGATCACCGGTGGAACCATTGTCGACGGCACCGGCGGTGCCCGCTACACCGGCGATGTGGGCATCAAGGACGGAGTCATCGTGGCGGTGGGGCGCTGCGATGGCTCTGCACAGGAAACGCTGGCCGCCGATGGGGCGCTGGTGACGCCCGGCTTCACCGACCTGCACACGCACTACGACGGTCAGGTCAGCTGGGATCCGGACATGACCCCATCGTCGCTGCACGGCGTGACCACCGCCATCATGGGCAACTGTGGTGTGGGCTTCGCGCCCGTGCGGCTCTCGGATCACACGCGCCTGATCGAGCTCATGGAGGGTGTTGAGGACATCCCGGGCGCTGCGCTGGCCGAGGGCATCCCGTGGGGCTGGGAGACGTTCCCCGAGTACATGGACCGCATCGACTTCCCGCACACCATCGACTTCTGCGCGCAGGTGACGCACGACGCGCTGCGCGTCTACGTGATGGGCGAGCGCGGCGTGGCGAACTCCATCGCCACGAGCGACGACATCGGGGCCATGCGCGACTTGGTGCGCGCCGCCGTGAAGGCCGGGGCCGTGGGCTTCAGCACGGGCCGCAGTGACAACCACCGCTCCATCCGCGGCGAAGAGACGCCCGCGTCCGAGGCGCGCATCGAAGAGCTGGTGGGCATCGCCGAGGGCCTCAAGGGCTTGAGCCATGGCGTGCTGCAGGGCGTGAGCGACTTCGACATGGCCAAGAGCCCCGAGCTGTTCGACGGCGAGTTCGACCTGCTGGAGCGCATGGCCGAGGCGTCGGGTCGTCCGCTGAGCCTCTCCCTGATCCAGCGCGACCACGAGCCTGGCCAGTGGCGCCGCGTGCTCAAGCGCGTGGAGGCCGCCGTTCAACGTGGGCTCGACATGAAGGTGCAGGTCGGCGCGCGCGGCATTGGCCTGATGCTCGGGCTGCAGGCCACGTTCCACCCGTTCATCGGGTTCCCTTCGTACAAGAAGATCTCGCAGCTGCCGCTCGAGGAGCAGGTGCGCATCATGCGTGATCCGGCCTTCAAGGCGCAGCTGCTCACCGAGAAGAACGAGCCCCTCTCCGGTGACGGCAGCGCCATCCCGCCGCTCGCGGACCACCTGCTGGCGCGCATCGACATGATCGCGCTGCGCCTCTTCAAGCTGGGCGAGCAGCCCAACTACGAGCCCGACCCGAATACGTGCCTCTATGTGGAGGGACGCAAGAGTGGCCGCGGCACGCTGGACGTCATCTACGACGCGCTGCTCGAGCAAGAGGGCCGCGCCCTGCTCTACTTCCCGCTCTACAACTACATCGAGCGCAACCTGAACCAGGTGCACGAGATGCTGCAGCACCCGCTGGCCCTGCCCGGCCTGAGCGATGGTGGCGCGCACGTGGGCACGGTCTGCGACGCGAGCTTCCCCACATTCATGCTCACGCACTGGGCGCGCGACCGGAAGGACGGCCTGCCGCTCGAGAAGGTCATCAAGATGCAGTGCCACGACACCGCGCGCTTCGTGGGCCTGCGCGACCGAGGGCTGGTGGCCGTGGGACAGCGGGCCGACCTGAACGTCATCGACCACGCGCGTTTGGCGCTCGAGCACCCGCGCATCCAGGCGGACCTGCCTGCCGGTGGCCGGCGCCTGATGCAGGGCGCCACCGGCTACATCGCCACGCTGGTGCGCGGTGAGATGATCGCCCGCGAGGGGAAGCTCACGGGCGCACGCCCAGGGCGCCTGGCACGCGTGACCGCCTGA
- a CDS encoding NAD(P)-dependent oxidoreductase, which translates to MYARAFLGTGLLGTGMAEGALGRGDTVSVWNRTLERAAGLAQHGATLAPTPAEAVVGADVVHLVLTNDAAVDGVLAQLETSLTDLVRRGVPLLDHSTTSPAGTAARAAQLWERGVTYLHAPVFMSPNAARAAQGTVIVAGPRAGFDAHEAKLAPMCAMLRHVGERADLAAIMKLIGNAMNLSMLNGLADILTMARGLDVTPEQALAVFGIIDVRFVIDGRGRAMAAGQYDPLWTVDVARKDVALMLGCAPGESFGALAAVDHALDALQQAGAGELDVAVLGRRHPSMG; encoded by the coding sequence ATGTACGCACGCGCATTTCTCGGGACCGGGCTCTTGGGCACCGGCATGGCAGAGGGCGCCCTCGGGCGCGGCGACACGGTGAGCGTGTGGAACCGCACCCTCGAACGCGCAGCGGGGCTGGCCCAGCACGGGGCAACGCTGGCTCCCACGCCTGCGGAGGCCGTGGTGGGGGCCGATGTGGTGCACCTGGTGCTGACCAACGACGCAGCCGTGGACGGCGTGCTGGCGCAGCTCGAGACCAGCCTCACGGACTTGGTGCGCCGCGGCGTGCCGCTGCTGGACCACTCCACTACGTCGCCGGCAGGCACGGCGGCCCGGGCGGCTCAGCTCTGGGAACGGGGAGTTACCTACCTGCATGCGCCCGTGTTCATGTCCCCCAACGCGGCGCGCGCGGCGCAGGGCACCGTGATCGTGGCAGGTCCGAGGGCGGGCTTCGATGCTCACGAAGCCAAGCTCGCGCCCATGTGCGCGATGCTTCGTCACGTGGGCGAGCGCGCCGACCTGGCGGCCATCATGAAGCTGATCGGCAACGCCATGAACCTGAGCATGCTCAACGGGCTGGCGGACATCCTGACCATGGCGCGGGGCCTCGATGTCACGCCGGAGCAGGCGCTCGCGGTCTTCGGGATCATCGACGTACGCTTCGTCATCGACGGGCGGGGGCGCGCGATGGCGGCCGGCCAGTATGACCCGCTCTGGACGGTGGACGTGGCGCGCAAGGACGTGGCCTTGATGCTGGGTTGCGCTCCCGGGGAATCCTTCGGCGCGCTCGCGGCCGTCGACCACGCCCTCGACGCGTTGCAGCAGGCCGGTGCGGGCGAGCTGGACGTGGCGGTGTTGGGCCGAAGACACCCCTCGATGGGATGA
- a CDS encoding protein kinase, with protein sequence MAEGNVTYGKYQLLERIARGGMAEVYRAKSHGVSGFEKVLVIKRILPEYASHPEFVEMFINEAKIAVSLTHANVVQVFDLGYAEDTYFIAMEYVPGLDLATLLKRARRERVPLPLPTLALIASSVARALDYAHHKRDLAGQPLHIVHRDVSPQNVLVSLDGEIKLTDFGIAKARTSVFGTEEGIVKGKFTYMSPEQARGELVDPKTDIFALGTLLYHALSGVNPWKRENTAETLRAVREARVPDVRTHAPLVPIELARLLGACLSADKAARPESAGQVHEALQPFLFEGGRKARAADVASIVKRLRGDENSYSTLDDVVPRLSKSFGSARRTSRPPGRAEGILHRGLSATPIERPRASRSQPPSGSTATTTSSSESSRERALGVARPQAERRDVTVVVFGPLPQPLPSVVVQRVAWFGGRLVHSDGPLQAAIFGLDAPDGREGEAAARALLDLRRRAADLGLGPLQMGLHTGRVLVDISSALVADHHLRALLAGGEACAEAAMPGQILATVAAQRVIHRSFDVRRLVGTEHRQVLGESAITMTAAPFVGRAPALRLVGDEIARAASGDRRLLGIAGDAGSGKTRLLLEAMARLRRDHHNVSMFLVRIEPARQTSRFAVLQELFRVVLGIDERDTDEEARAKLARLPELGADENGARAVRQLLGYATRESETGDSLDNALRRVISRVGRRMAMLRPLVMAFDGVESADRASLRILRSILEQPERAPILAILTYRPAPGQPWRRLPNFVEHTLAPLDEEETTRLLAERLGTDEVPMRLVGEVLQKSGGNPLFVEEYAHALSEAGAVQITTDGVVFRDDIAVGVPKTLRGIIRARLELLSPTERHLLQVAALLPREFEARTLARVVDEDLDTVEEALGLLERRGIVHRTERGHAFVSDSTVQVIHTGLTPEARREIHSAIAVSLEELYPDRLDELAEELAAHHEEGGSISEAVAYLERAAQRSSVEGGYAAAFASLERAIELTALGADASHDVRLRLYRALGDVAFAGRVLAQGAERMAAAFELADALGRREDAAQFAMLRGLLLCHANRVEDARRWLDRARAIARELGDGKLLCEVTVATADAVARVGDHGAATSLLREALPLARAARDIDVQVRCLAGLATSYAAAGDANGARDAMWEAWERTPVEAPAYRRCFLHGADMHVQATVGDLRDAIDAGRRAETIAKEHGFEDEEVEALLVIGECYLRLDEISRSFASLRVAYERAHERGLTRREHQSLRLLGFLDASRHGSREGRERIEKARAYAAAEGYAVDMLECDYLLGYLYAREGDRMRAMGTFQQTLALAVGLGNRHYAAFSERALDALRAGEPVSLAR encoded by the coding sequence ATGGCTGAAGGGAATGTCACCTACGGGAAGTACCAGCTGCTCGAGCGCATCGCGCGCGGCGGCATGGCCGAGGTGTACCGCGCCAAGAGCCACGGTGTGTCCGGCTTCGAGAAGGTGCTGGTCATCAAGCGCATCCTGCCCGAGTACGCGTCGCACCCCGAGTTCGTGGAGATGTTCATCAACGAGGCCAAGATCGCGGTCTCGCTCACGCACGCGAACGTCGTGCAGGTGTTCGACCTGGGCTACGCCGAGGACACCTACTTCATCGCCATGGAGTACGTGCCCGGCCTGGACCTGGCCACGCTGCTCAAGCGCGCCCGACGCGAGCGCGTCCCGTTGCCGCTGCCCACGCTCGCGCTGATCGCGTCGTCCGTGGCCCGCGCGCTCGACTACGCGCACCACAAGCGGGACCTGGCCGGGCAGCCGCTGCACATCGTGCACCGCGACGTGTCGCCGCAGAACGTGCTGGTGAGCCTCGACGGGGAGATCAAGCTCACGGACTTCGGCATCGCCAAGGCGCGGACCAGCGTGTTCGGCACCGAAGAGGGCATCGTGAAGGGCAAGTTCACGTACATGTCCCCGGAGCAGGCACGCGGTGAGCTGGTGGACCCCAAGACGGACATCTTCGCGCTGGGCACGCTGCTCTATCACGCCCTCTCCGGCGTGAACCCCTGGAAGCGCGAGAACACGGCCGAGACGCTGCGGGCCGTGCGCGAGGCGCGCGTGCCGGATGTGCGCACCCACGCGCCGCTGGTGCCCATCGAGCTCGCGCGGCTTCTGGGGGCGTGCCTGTCGGCCGACAAGGCCGCGCGGCCCGAGAGCGCGGGGCAGGTGCACGAGGCCCTCCAGCCCTTCTTGTTCGAAGGCGGGCGCAAGGCGCGCGCGGCCGACGTGGCGTCCATCGTGAAGCGCTTGCGCGGGGACGAGAACTCCTACTCCACGCTCGACGACGTGGTGCCGCGCCTGTCCAAGTCGTTCGGCAGCGCGCGCCGCACGTCGCGGCCACCCGGGCGAGCCGAGGGCATCCTCCACCGCGGGCTGTCGGCCACCCCCATCGAGCGTCCGCGGGCATCGCGCTCGCAGCCACCTTCGGGGTCCACCGCCACCACCACCAGCTCGAGTGAGTCCAGCCGCGAGCGGGCGCTGGGCGTGGCCCGCCCCCAGGCCGAGCGGCGCGACGTGACCGTGGTCGTGTTCGGGCCGCTGCCGCAGCCGCTGCCCAGCGTGGTGGTGCAGCGCGTGGCTTGGTTCGGGGGCCGTCTGGTGCACTCCGACGGGCCGCTGCAGGCCGCCATCTTCGGGCTGGACGCACCGGACGGGCGCGAGGGCGAGGCGGCGGCGCGCGCGCTGCTGGACCTGCGACGGCGGGCAGCCGACCTGGGCCTCGGGCCTCTGCAGATGGGCCTGCACACGGGCCGCGTGCTGGTGGACATCTCCTCTGCGCTGGTGGCCGACCACCACCTGCGCGCACTGCTGGCAGGTGGCGAGGCGTGCGCCGAGGCCGCCATGCCCGGGCAGATCCTGGCCACGGTCGCGGCCCAGCGGGTCATCCACCGCAGCTTCGACGTGCGCCGCCTGGTGGGCACCGAGCACCGCCAGGTGCTGGGGGAGAGCGCCATCACCATGACGGCAGCGCCCTTCGTGGGCCGGGCCCCGGCGCTGCGGCTGGTGGGCGACGAGATCGCGCGCGCGGCCTCGGGGGACCGCCGGCTGTTGGGCATCGCGGGGGACGCGGGCAGCGGCAAGACGCGGTTGCTGCTCGAGGCCATGGCCAGGCTCCGGCGGGACCACCACAACGTCTCCATGTTCCTGGTGCGCATCGAGCCCGCGCGGCAGACGTCGCGCTTTGCGGTGCTGCAGGAGCTGTTCCGGGTGGTGCTGGGCATCGACGAGCGCGACACCGACGAAGAGGCCCGCGCCAAGTTGGCACGCCTGCCCGAGCTGGGCGCCGACGAGAACGGCGCGCGCGCCGTGCGGCAGCTCTTGGGCTATGCCACGCGTGAGTCCGAGACGGGCGACTCTCTCGACAACGCGCTGCGTCGGGTCATCTCGCGCGTAGGCCGGCGCATGGCCATGTTGCGGCCTCTGGTCATGGCGTTCGATGGCGTGGAGAGCGCCGACCGCGCCAGCTTGCGTATCCTGCGCAGCATCCTCGAGCAGCCGGAGCGCGCCCCCATCCTGGCTATCCTCACGTACCGGCCGGCCCCCGGGCAGCCCTGGCGGCGCCTGCCCAACTTCGTGGAGCACACGCTCGCGCCGCTGGACGAAGAGGAGACCACGCGGCTGCTGGCGGAGCGCCTCGGCACCGACGAAGTGCCCATGCGGCTGGTGGGCGAGGTGCTGCAGAAGAGCGGCGGCAACCCGCTGTTCGTGGAGGAGTACGCGCACGCGCTGAGCGAGGCGGGCGCCGTGCAGATCACCACCGACGGGGTGGTCTTCCGCGACGACATCGCGGTGGGTGTCCCGAAGACGCTGCGCGGCATCATCCGCGCGCGCCTCGAGCTGCTGTCGCCCACCGAGCGGCACTTGCTGCAGGTGGCCGCGCTGCTGCCGCGTGAGTTCGAGGCGCGCACGCTGGCGCGTGTGGTGGACGAGGACCTCGACACGGTCGAAGAGGCGCTGGGACTGCTCGAGCGGCGGGGCATCGTGCACCGTACGGAGCGTGGGCACGCGTTCGTCAGCGACAGCACCGTGCAGGTCATCCACACGGGGCTCACGCCCGAGGCGCGGCGCGAAATCCACAGCGCCATCGCCGTGTCGCTCGAAGAGCTCTACCCCGACCGCCTGGACGAGCTGGCCGAGGAGCTGGCCGCGCACCACGAAGAGGGCGGCTCCATCAGCGAGGCAGTCGCCTACCTCGAGCGCGCCGCGCAGCGCAGCTCGGTAGAGGGAGGCTACGCCGCCGCGTTCGCATCGCTCGAGCGGGCCATCGAGCTGACCGCCCTCGGGGCCGATGCCAGCCACGACGTGCGCCTGCGCCTATACCGCGCGCTGGGCGACGTGGCCTTCGCCGGGCGCGTCCTGGCGCAGGGGGCCGAGCGCATGGCCGCGGCGTTCGAGCTGGCCGACGCCCTCGGGCGGCGCGAGGACGCAGCGCAGTTCGCCATGCTGCGCGGCCTCTTGCTGTGCCACGCCAACCGGGTGGAAGACGCACGCCGCTGGCTGGACCGCGCGCGCGCCATCGCCCGCGAGCTGGGCGACGGGAAGCTGCTGTGCGAGGTGACGGTGGCCACGGCCGACGCGGTAGCGCGGGTGGGGGATCACGGAGCGGCCACCAGCCTGCTGCGCGAGGCGCTCCCGCTGGCCCGTGCCGCGCGCGACATCGACGTGCAGGTGCGCTGCCTCGCAGGGCTGGCCACCTCGTATGCCGCCGCGGGGGACGCCAACGGGGCCCGCGACGCCATGTGGGAGGCCTGGGAGCGCACTCCGGTGGAGGCGCCCGCCTATCGCCGCTGCTTCCTGCACGGCGCCGACATGCACGTGCAGGCCACGGTGGGGGACCTGCGCGACGCCATCGACGCTGGCCGCCGCGCCGAGACCATCGCCAAGGAGCACGGCTTCGAAGACGAGGAGGTGGAGGCGCTGCTGGTCATCGGTGAGTGCTACCTGCGGCTCGACGAGATCTCACGCTCCTTCGCGTCGCTGCGGGTGGCGTACGAGCGCGCCCACGAGCGCGGGCTCACGCGCCGCGAGCACCAGAGCCTGCGCCTGCTGGGCTTCCTGGACGCCTCACGCCACGGCAGCCGCGAAGGGCGTGAGCGCATCGAGAAGGCGCGCGCTTACGCCGCCGCCGAGGGCTACGCCGTGGACATGCTGGAGTGCGACTACCTGCTGGGCTACCTGTACGCGCGCGAGGGCGACCGCATGCGCGCCATGGGCACGTTCCAGCAGACGCTGGCCCTGGCCGTGGGGCTGGGCAACCGGCACTACGCCGCCTTCTCGGAGCGCGCCCTGGACGCGCTGCGCGCGGGCGAGCCGGTCTCGCTGGCCCGCTGA
- a CDS encoding ABC transporter ATP-binding protein — protein sequence MKTLGSYLRPYWRSLAIGGAFLLLTNVVDKSIPWLLQHAIDALIAQDLTVVRNYALVVLVLAAVMWIVRILSRVYVFNVGRDVEFDLRNEIIDKVHTLGPSFFRRMPTGEIMSRATNDLGQLRLLVGFGALNVVNSVMAYVGAIALMTAISPRLTLLALVPYPAFILVARGFGKALYDRSRDAQAALGTLSDRAQENLAGVRVVRAFGLEPQQNARFEEANQDAIRANMRLVVTRGFMWPALMLIGSVGTLIVLWQGGAMILRNELTVGEFAAFNAYLASLVWPTLAFGYMLSVVQRGRASFERVREILDAQPDIADAEAPVAMRGQGAVRVASLDVTRDGTQVLHGVSLEVPAGGSLAIVGGIGSGKSTLAATLPRLLPTPPRTVFVDDQPVEALALRDLRQSVAYAQQEPFLFSTTIERNIAFGLGNDDSLSPAQLRERVRAAADEASILDEIDNMPGGFDTLVGERGVQLSGGQKQRISLARALLNAPRVLVLDDPLSAVDAKTEARILEALDRAGEGRTLILVTHRVAAAERMDQVVVLEAGRVVERGTHRELLATGGRYARMAARQALEAELSTL from the coding sequence ATGAAGACGCTCGGGTCCTACTTGCGACCCTACTGGCGATCGCTCGCCATCGGCGGCGCGTTCTTGTTGCTGACCAACGTGGTGGACAAGAGCATCCCGTGGCTGCTGCAGCACGCCATCGACGCGCTGATCGCGCAGGACCTCACGGTGGTGCGGAACTATGCGCTGGTGGTGCTGGTGCTCGCCGCCGTGATGTGGATCGTCCGCATCTTGTCGCGCGTCTACGTCTTCAACGTGGGCCGTGACGTCGAGTTCGATCTGCGCAACGAGATCATCGACAAGGTGCACACGTTGGGGCCGAGCTTCTTCCGCCGCATGCCCACCGGCGAGATCATGAGCCGCGCCACGAACGACCTCGGGCAGCTGCGCCTGCTGGTGGGCTTCGGCGCGCTCAACGTGGTGAACTCCGTGATGGCGTACGTGGGCGCCATCGCCCTCATGACGGCCATCTCCCCGCGCCTCACGCTGCTGGCGCTGGTGCCGTACCCGGCGTTCATCCTGGTGGCGCGGGGCTTCGGAAAGGCGCTCTACGACCGCTCGCGCGACGCGCAGGCGGCGCTCGGGACGCTCTCGGACCGTGCACAGGAGAACCTGGCCGGTGTGCGCGTGGTGCGCGCCTTCGGGCTCGAGCCGCAGCAGAACGCGCGCTTCGAGGAGGCCAACCAGGACGCCATCCGCGCCAACATGCGCTTGGTGGTGACGCGCGGCTTCATGTGGCCCGCGCTCATGCTCATTGGGTCCGTCGGCACGCTGATCGTGCTCTGGCAGGGCGGCGCCATGATCCTCCGCAACGAGCTCACGGTGGGGGAGTTCGCGGCCTTCAACGCCTACCTGGCCTCCCTGGTGTGGCCCACGCTGGCCTTCGGCTACATGCTCTCGGTGGTGCAGCGCGGGCGCGCCAGCTTCGAGCGCGTGCGTGAGATCCTGGATGCCCAGCCCGACATCGCCGACGCGGAAGCGCCCGTGGCCATGCGCGGGCAGGGCGCTGTGCGCGTGGCGAGCCTGGATGTGACGCGCGACGGAACGCAGGTGCTGCACGGAGTGTCGCTCGAGGTACCTGCGGGCGGCTCGCTGGCCATCGTGGGGGGCATCGGCTCGGGCAAGAGCACGCTGGCCGCCACCCTCCCGCGCCTGCTGCCCACGCCGCCCAGGACGGTGTTCGTGGACGACCAGCCCGTGGAGGCGCTCGCGCTGCGGGACCTGCGTCAGAGCGTGGCCTACGCCCAGCAGGAGCCGTTCCTGTTCTCCACCACCATCGAGCGCAACATCGCGTTCGGGCTCGGTAACGACGACTCGCTCAGCCCCGCGCAGCTGCGGGAGCGGGTGCGAGCCGCGGCCGACGAGGCCAGCATCCTCGACGAGATCGACAACATGCCGGGGGGCTTCGACACGCTGGTGGGCGAGCGTGGCGTGCAGCTCTCGGGCGGCCAGAAGCAGCGCATCTCGCTGGCGCGCGCGCTGCTCAACGCCCCGCGCGTGCTGGTGCTGGACGACCCGCTGAGCGCCGTGGACGCCAAGACCGAGGCGCGCATCCTCGAGGCCCTCGACCGTGCAGGCGAGGGGCGCACGCTGATCCTGGTGACGCACCGCGTGGCTGCCGCGGAGCGCATGGATCAAGTGGTGGTGCTGGAAGCCGGCCGCGTGGTGGAGCGCGGCACGCACCGCGAGCTGCTAGCGACAGGCGGCCGCTACGCGCGCATGGCCGCACGGCAGGCCCTCGAGGCGGAACTCTCCACACTATGA
- a CDS encoding ABC transporter ATP-binding protein — protein MVESAQESLAPSGEPGSDMQLLRRLVPFARPHAWLFVGALVTMPLAALAALVQPLMVKGAIEATLVSRSADALMVVVFAFAAAITVEFITKFAQTYLMQLAGQRTTADLRRAVFEHVQQLRVSYFDREPVGRVVTRMTNDIDAITELFASGAVTAISDLMMLVGIVGFMLYLDVELTLIALLAVPPLVLAVNLFRRWAREAFRSIRVHVAQLNAYLNEQVQGIAVVQAYGREAECADEYREINHDYREANYRNIRCDALLYSVVESVATACLAMVLYYAATAAGLLEGSAAVAVYVGTVVAFYDYIQRFFVPIRDLATKYTVIQSALASAERIFGLLNHQEPDCPAVPTASAAVEATENAIEFRSVTFAYKPGQPVLHDLQLTIRRGEHVGIVGATGSGKTTLTALLLRLYEVQEGQVRVNGQDIRALSRDAHRERFATVPQDVFLFTGSVLENIALTATPDRERVRAVLTRVGAWDWVEARGGLDARVEERGSNWSAGERQLLAFARALYRDAPILVLDEATANVDSETEARLQHAVGKVIEGRTALVIAHRLSTIRALDRILVFHHGRIAEQGSHEELMAQDGIYARLHALQLASEGVAAE, from the coding sequence ATGGTGGAGTCGGCGCAGGAGTCGCTGGCTCCCTCGGGCGAGCCGGGCAGCGACATGCAGCTGCTCCGCCGGCTGGTGCCGTTCGCGCGGCCGCATGCCTGGCTGTTCGTGGGTGCGTTGGTGACCATGCCGCTGGCCGCGCTTGCGGCGCTCGTGCAGCCGCTCATGGTGAAGGGCGCCATCGAGGCCACGCTGGTGTCGCGCAGCGCGGACGCGCTCATGGTGGTGGTGTTCGCGTTCGCGGCCGCCATCACCGTGGAGTTCATCACCAAGTTCGCGCAGACCTACCTCATGCAGCTGGCCGGGCAGCGCACTACGGCCGACCTGCGGCGCGCGGTGTTCGAGCACGTGCAGCAGCTGCGCGTGAGCTACTTCGACCGCGAGCCGGTGGGGCGCGTGGTCACGCGCATGACCAACGACATCGACGCCATCACCGAGCTGTTCGCTTCGGGCGCGGTCACGGCCATCTCGGACCTCATGATGCTGGTGGGCATCGTGGGCTTCATGCTCTACCTGGACGTGGAGCTCACGCTCATCGCGCTGCTGGCCGTGCCGCCGCTGGTGCTGGCGGTGAACCTCTTCCGGCGCTGGGCGCGCGAGGCGTTCCGCAGCATCCGCGTGCACGTGGCGCAGCTCAACGCGTACCTCAACGAGCAGGTGCAGGGCATCGCCGTGGTGCAAGCCTACGGGCGCGAGGCCGAGTGCGCCGACGAGTACCGCGAGATCAACCACGACTACCGCGAGGCCAACTACCGCAACATCCGCTGCGACGCGCTGCTGTACTCGGTGGTGGAGTCGGTGGCCACGGCCTGCCTGGCCATGGTGCTCTACTACGCCGCCACCGCCGCGGGCTTGCTCGAAGGCAGCGCCGCCGTGGCCGTCTACGTGGGCACCGTGGTCGCGTTCTACGACTACATCCAGCGCTTCTTCGTGCCCATCCGCGACCTGGCCACCAAGTACACGGTCATCCAGAGCGCGCTGGCCTCGGCGGAGCGCATCTTCGGGCTGCTGAACCATCAGGAGCCGGACTGCCCGGCCGTGCCCACGGCAAGCGCCGCCGTGGAAGCCACCGAGAACGCCATCGAGTTCCGCTCCGTCACGTTCGCGTACAAGCCGGGGCAGCCCGTGCTGCACGACCTGCAGCTCACCATCCGGCGCGGCGAGCACGTGGGCATCGTGGGCGCCACGGGCTCCGGCAAGACCACGCTCACGGCGCTGCTGCTGCGCCTCTACGAGGTGCAAGAGGGCCAAGTGCGCGTGAACGGGCAGGACATCCGCGCGCTCTCTCGTGACGCCCACCGCGAGCGGTTCGCCACCGTGCCGCAGGACGTGTTCCTGTTCACGGGCAGCGTGCTCGAGAACATCGCGCTCACGGCCACCCCCGACCGCGAGCGGGTGCGCGCCGTGCTCACGCGCGTGGGGGCCTGGGACTGGGTGGAGGCCCGCGGTGGCCTCGACGCTCGCGTGGAGGAGCGTGGGTCCAACTGGAGCGCGGGAGAGCGGCAGCTGCTGGCGTTCGCGCGCGCGCTGTACCGCGACGCACCCATCCTGGTGCTGGACGAGGCCACCGCCAACGTGGACAGCGAGACCGAAGCGCGCCTGCAGCACGCGGTGGGCAAGGTCATCGAGGGGCGCACGGCGCTGGTCATCGCGCACCGCCTCTCCACCATCCGCGCGCTCGACCGCATCCTGGTGTTTCACCACGGCCGCATCGCGGAGCAGGGCTCCCACGAGGAGCTGATGGCGCAGGACGGCATCTACGCGCGCCTGCACGCCCTCCAGCTCGCGAGTGAGGGCGTTGCGGCGGAGTGA